A stretch of Kaistella flava (ex Peng et al. 2021) DNA encodes these proteins:
- the istA gene encoding IS21 family transposase yields the protein MIREIIRLKDNGLSNNQISKSLGKSRTTIIKYLCLIEKSGICFKELLELEGEELSELFEVPNELDLLNRDQIHKDLYSIFPYIEKELKRVGVTRQILWTEYKTKHPQGVMYSQFCEHYNKWNRKSEGYMPTTHKAGEKLFIDYAGKKLHIIDKDTGEIKPVEVFVATLGASQYTYVEASFSQQIPDFIGSVQNCLHYLGGVPACIIPDNLKSAVTKSHRYEPHVNEQFACFASHYDTSIMPARALKPKDKSLVEGAVNITYTRIYAALRDKEFYSIAELNVAIKKLLLTYNQTPFQKKHSSRTSLFLEIEKDALKSLPMEKYELRDYKIATVQKNCHAYYSADKNYYSVPNAYIGKKVKLVLTQSVVEIYHNQARIALHPRSRKAYDYVTIKEHMPVNHTYNSDWSSEFFISWAQKIGNHTKEYIEKILDKKQYPEQSYKSCMGILSMESKIGKQRLDNACKRALSYDAISYNSIKNILERGLDKEEEQADLFNVSISNHDNIRGSKYYA from the coding sequence ATGATACGAGAAATCATCAGGCTGAAGGACAATGGTCTTTCGAACAATCAAATATCCAAAAGCCTTGGAAAATCAAGGACAACCATTATCAAATATCTTTGTTTGATAGAGAAATCTGGAATTTGCTTCAAAGAACTCCTTGAACTCGAAGGGGAAGAATTATCTGAACTTTTCGAAGTTCCCAATGAGTTAGATTTACTTAATAGAGATCAGATTCACAAAGATTTATATTCCATTTTTCCTTATATCGAAAAGGAATTAAAGCGTGTGGGTGTCACCCGTCAGATTCTCTGGACTGAGTACAAGACAAAGCATCCTCAGGGGGTTATGTACAGTCAGTTCTGCGAACATTACAACAAATGGAACCGAAAATCAGAAGGTTACATGCCCACTACCCACAAAGCGGGAGAAAAACTCTTCATAGATTATGCGGGCAAAAAACTCCACATCATCGACAAGGATACTGGTGAAATAAAGCCAGTGGAAGTTTTTGTTGCCACCCTTGGTGCAAGCCAATACACTTATGTAGAAGCCTCTTTTTCGCAACAAATTCCTGACTTTATAGGTAGTGTTCAAAACTGTTTGCATTATCTGGGAGGGGTTCCAGCTTGCATTATTCCCGACAATTTAAAATCAGCAGTAACCAAATCCCATAGATACGAGCCGCATGTAAACGAACAATTTGCCTGCTTTGCTTCGCATTACGACACTTCAATTATGCCTGCAAGAGCTTTGAAACCCAAGGACAAATCTTTAGTTGAAGGTGCCGTGAATATCACTTATACCCGCATATATGCAGCTTTAAGAGATAAAGAATTTTATAGCATTGCTGAATTGAATGTGGCAATAAAGAAACTTCTTTTGACTTACAACCAAACCCCTTTTCAAAAAAAACACAGTAGTCGTACATCTCTATTTTTAGAAATTGAAAAGGATGCTTTAAAGTCATTGCCTATGGAGAAATATGAGCTTAGAGACTACAAAATTGCCACCGTACAGAAGAATTGCCATGCCTATTATTCTGCTGACAAAAACTATTACAGCGTACCCAACGCCTATATCGGAAAGAAAGTAAAGTTGGTTCTTACCCAAAGCGTGGTGGAAATCTACCACAACCAAGCCCGAATCGCACTACATCCACGCAGTCGCAAGGCTTATGATTATGTGACCATAAAGGAACACATGCCTGTAAACCACACCTACAATAGCGATTGGAGTTCGGAATTTTTTATCTCCTGGGCACAAAAAATAGGCAATCATACAAAGGAGTATATCGAGAAAATATTGGATAAAAAGCAGTATCCTGAACAGAGCTACAAGAGTTGCATGGGAATATTGAGCATGGAATCCAAGATAGGAAAGCAGCGTTTGGATAACGCCTGTAAACGGGCACTGAGCTACGATGCTATAAGCTACAATTCTATCAAAAACATTTTAGAAAGAGGACTTGATAAAGAAGAGGAACAAGCCGATTTATTCAACGTATCCATTTCTAATCATGACAATATCAGAGGATCAAAATATTATGCTTAA
- the istB gene encoding IS21-like element helper ATPase IstB, with amino-acid sequence MNTNATIEKMQKMRLNGMKRAYESSFETRNQDTFTNDEFIAWLIESEDNGRNNSRTERLLKNAKFHYQASLEEISYTGDRNIDRNLLSRLSDCSFIDRNENILITGCTGTGKSFLATALGHQSCIKGYKVLYYNLGKLFQKLMMAKADGSYIKELNKIESHDLLIIDDFGLQAINNEKQMILMDLIEDRNQKRATIFCSQLPVKNWYDLIEEKTIADAILDRIIHSAIRFELQGESMRKKMKK; translated from the coding sequence ATGAATACAAATGCCACTATTGAAAAGATGCAGAAAATGCGTTTAAACGGAATGAAAAGAGCGTATGAATCTTCATTCGAAACCAGAAACCAGGACACTTTTACCAACGATGAGTTCATTGCATGGCTTATTGAGTCTGAAGATAATGGACGTAACAACAGCCGAACCGAGCGATTACTCAAAAATGCAAAGTTCCATTATCAGGCATCATTAGAGGAAATAAGCTATACCGGCGATCGCAATATTGATCGAAATCTCCTCAGCCGTTTATCGGACTGTTCCTTTATTGACAGAAATGAAAACATACTCATTACAGGTTGTACAGGAACCGGAAAGAGCTTTTTGGCCACAGCCTTGGGACATCAAAGTTGCATCAAAGGATATAAAGTCTTGTACTATAATTTGGGCAAACTCTTCCAGAAATTAATGATGGCAAAAGCAGATGGTTCCTACATCAAGGAACTCAACAAAATAGAAAGTCATGATTTATTGATTATCGACGACTTTGGACTGCAAGCCATAAATAATGAAAAGCAGATGATACTAATGGATTTGATAGAGGATAGAAATCAAAAAAGAGCAACCATCTTTTGCTCACAGCTACCGGTAAAAAACTGGTATGATCTTATTGAAGAAAAAACAATTGCAGATGCTATTTTGGATCGGATTATTCACTCAGCAATCCGCTTTGAACTGCAAGGGGAATCCATGAGAAAAAAAATGAAAAAGTAA
- a CDS encoding polysaccharide lyase 6 family protein, with amino-acid sequence MQKLTGLISINKKILLFFGMLLFSGIKAQIVYTTVSSLVSAVNAASATGGTFILKDGTYNNASLSISAIAAADKPIIIQSQTIGGVTLTGKSYVSFGYGAQYITLQGFKFNCTGTTTLIKFQGNNNIRITRNDFTLTVPDGVTGVKWILIGGVYNDTTPPYQFLSHHNRIDHNNFHDKNTLGNFITIDGTNSVQVSQYDRIDHNLFRNNGPRAVNEQEAVRMGWSAMSNSSAYTILENNLFENCDGDPEIVSVKSCDNIIRHNTFSGNYGSLSLRSGRRNLVDGNYFFGNKRPVGLAGDGVSHVYTGGVRIYGLDHIIVNNYFEGLNGTKFDAPISLTQGDDIGYSGANCTPDSGLN; translated from the coding sequence ATGCAAAAACTTACCGGTTTAATTTCAATTAATAAAAAAATATTATTATTCTTCGGAATGCTATTATTTAGCGGGATAAAAGCACAGATCGTTTACACGACTGTTTCAAGTTTAGTTTCTGCAGTAAATGCTGCAAGCGCAACGGGCGGTACTTTTATTTTAAAAGATGGAACATATAACAATGCTTCATTAAGTATTTCAGCTATTGCTGCAGCAGATAAGCCAATTATAATTCAGTCCCAAACAATTGGAGGTGTCACACTAACAGGTAAATCTTATGTTTCATTTGGTTATGGTGCACAATATATTACGTTGCAAGGATTTAAATTTAACTGTACTGGAACTACTACACTTATTAAATTTCAAGGAAATAATAATATCAGAATTACTCGGAATGATTTTACATTGACCGTTCCTGATGGAGTTACCGGTGTTAAATGGATTTTGATAGGTGGTGTTTATAATGATACCACTCCACCATATCAATTTTTAAGTCATCATAACAGAATAGATCATAATAATTTTCATGACAAAAATACTTTAGGAAATTTTATAACGATTGACGGTACAAATTCCGTACAGGTATCTCAATATGATAGAATTGATCATAATTTATTTAGAAATAATGGGCCAAGAGCGGTTAATGAGCAAGAAGCAGTAAGAATGGGTTGGAGCGCAATGTCTAATTCAAGTGCCTACACAATACTTGAAAACAACCTGTTCGAAAACTGTGATGGAGACCCCGAAATAGTTTCTGTAAAGTCTTGTGATAACATTATTAGACACAATACTTTTAGCGGAAATTATGGATCCTTATCATTAAGAAGTGGCAGAAGAAATCTAGTAGATGGCAATTATTTCTTTGGGAATAAAAGACCTGTTGGTCTTGCAGGAGATGGAGTATCACATGTATATACTGGTGGAGTAAGAATTTACGGTCTTGACCATATTATTGTCAATAATTATTTCGAAGGATTAAACGGAACTAAATTTGACGCTCCAATTTCCCTTACGCAAGGTGATGATATTGGGTATTCCGGAGCAAACTGTACACCCGATTCCGGTTTAAACTGA
- a CDS encoding T9SS type A sorting domain-containing protein has product MFTFIGIVNIDTNTKTGGLTNHFRAERVVITNNTFVNNVNGIEIGFSNNGNYNKPLLNVTITNNIITSSMNSLVTIMDGKDQGSAITWSNNIMYPTGSATTLAGGTITTSFSTSQAVNENPFLAVDASTSTANNNNWKATVATPSYNNATYANVTQISPIITDIDGQIRPSPNRNPGADQYDIINPVLNPPMTESTVGPFAYETSLSVKNNEFNNLILIYPIPSKNNLTIKSTSSSIAKIVIYAMDGRKVLEKNTKITSSFNLDTSSLMNGNYILTVFDNSLKSVMSKHIIIAH; this is encoded by the coding sequence GTGTTCACTTTCATCGGAATAGTCAATATTGACACTAATACTAAAACTGGTGGTTTAACCAATCATTTCCGTGCGGAAAGAGTGGTTATTACAAATAACACATTTGTAAATAATGTTAATGGTATTGAAATAGGATTTAGTAACAATGGTAATTATAATAAACCTCTACTCAATGTTACTATTACCAATAATATAATCACTAGTTCTATGAATAGTTTGGTAACTATAATGGATGGAAAAGATCAAGGATCTGCCATTACTTGGTCAAACAACATTATGTATCCGACAGGTTCAGCAACAACTTTAGCAGGAGGAACAATCACAACGTCCTTTTCCACAAGTCAAGCAGTAAACGAAAATCCATTTCTGGCAGTAGATGCTTCGACTTCTACGGCGAACAATAATAATTGGAAAGCGACCGTTGCGACTCCGTCTTATAACAATGCAACATATGCTAATGTAACCCAAATATCACCAATTATAACTGATATAGATGGACAAATAAGACCTTCACCAAATAGAAACCCCGGAGCAGATCAATATGATATAATAAATCCAGTACTTAATCCACCAATGACAGAATCAACTGTAGGTCCTTTTGCTTATGAAACTTCATTATCAGTGAAAAATAATGAATTTAATAATTTAATTCTTATTTATCCAATACCTTCTAAAAATAATTTGACTATTAAATCCACAAGTTCTTCAATTGCAAAAATTGTCATTTATGCGATGGATGGCAGAAAAGTTTTAGAAAAAAACACAAAAATCACATCCAGCTTTAATTTAGACACTTCGAGTTTAATGAATGGAAATTATATTTTAACTGTTTTTGATAATTCCTTAAAATCAGTAATGTCTAAACATATTATAATTGCGCATTAA